Proteins found in one Borrelia puertoricensis genomic segment:
- a CDS encoding DUF1463 family protein, which yields MTQCYDLRNIVFSIGGHEIQSGKLELTSEPTTRAVASSEDRGMPIVSFRDPRTIVFIFNIEVSIGTYDYKLLTKLSKDQFYNISKSKNERMLDLVFNDLEDIKIISNSAFFAEEPSRSYSVEAEKVTFEIRAVGCTVDN from the coding sequence ATGACACAATGTTATGATTTAAGAAACATAGTTTTCTCTATTGGCGGCCATGAGATTCAAAGCGGTAAGTTAGAACTTACAAGTGAACCTACAACAAGAGCGGTAGCTAGCAGTGAAGATAGAGGAATGCCTATAGTTAGCTTTAGAGACCCTAGAACCATTGTTTTCATATTCAATATTGAGGTTTCAATTGGTACTTATGATTACAAACTCCTAACAAAGCTTTCAAAAGACCAATTTTATAACATATCCAAAAGTAAAAATGAAAGAATGTTAGATTTAGTATTCAATGACCTAGAAGACATCAAAATCATATCTAACTCTGCATTTTTTGCAGAAGAACCTTCAAGAAGTTACTCTGTTGAAGCTGAAAAAGTTACTTTTGAGATAAGAGCTGTTGGATGCACAGTTGACAATTAA
- a CDS encoding DUF3890 domain-containing protein codes for MSGELQTLHSKVLSLLNLNEDILSFTQFETYTELLEMIIITESIDARMLSSSSLILLLCYYIGCKLSQAGVIREFGLERIKNEKLNELEISYHPASNEANTNLSFCRQFESLLGALKSQTNMPSCCIGFIK; via the coding sequence ATGTCAGGCGAGCTTCAAACACTTCACAGTAAAGTCTTAAGTTTACTTAACTTAAATGAAGACATATTATCATTTACACAGTTTGAAACTTACACAGAATTACTTGAGATGATAATAATTACTGAAAGCATTGATGCTCGTATGCTTAGCTCCTCAAGTCTGATATTACTGCTTTGTTACTATATAGGCTGCAAGCTAAGTCAAGCAGGAGTAATACGTGAATTTGGCCTTGAGAGGATTAAAAATGAAAAGCTAAATGAGCTTGAAATTTCATATCATCCTGCTAGTAATGAGGCTAATACTAATTTAAGTTTTTGTAGACAGTTTGAATCGCTACTTGGTGCTCTAAAAAGCCAAACAAACATGCCCTCTTGTTGTATAGGATTTATAAAGTGA
- a CDS encoding DUF759 family protein has translation MNTTKFTIKFKGVLDHASTRKSLERDISKLERLIKPKRSHLKSTKDILKHNLYEKKRELSKQNKYERLREGVEKFRLSETKKLIKLGYTFENARRKAFKHSLMSTKELRLLEYENLKRGRHKEIALNKTVQSSILKGASILKIAAGTALGNAVSSGASGIFSYAKKSLEDNAKLSKTHSITSKVFTEGEKKSLSGMLKGISGFERDLEREDFLNLAGIIRKELVFLGQNNESNLKKAVEFAAKLKSTGVVDDTNSATKAVVEFLQGKSGPLYDIMSSFKEFTGKYNERAAMEYDILAPGQALDYRSHKLKEVINDWNSLKFPTYSSSSEEAKSSLEKLNDTGSKLTAKVLEPLVTSLNKILDWALTFNFQTHVTDPLIKGIKSIFSLDALIARLKAILPKFLGGDGGKSLDKLKTEEDSSIRTP, from the coding sequence ATGAACACAACAAAATTTACAATTAAATTTAAAGGTGTACTTGATCACGCATCAACTCGCAAATCTTTAGAGAGAGACATTTCTAAACTAGAACGTTTAATTAAACCTAAGCGATCACATCTAAAGAGTACTAAGGATATATTAAAACACAATTTATATGAGAAGAAACGTGAACTATCTAAACAAAACAAATATGAACGTTTAAGGGAGGGTGTAGAAAAGTTTAGACTCAGTGAGACTAAAAAACTCATTAAGCTTGGATACACATTTGAAAACGCTAGGCGAAAAGCATTCAAGCATTCCTTAATGTCAACTAAAGAGCTAAGACTACTAGAATATGAAAATTTGAAACGTGGGCGGCACAAAGAAATAGCACTTAACAAAACCGTTCAAAGTAGTATTCTTAAAGGCGCTAGTATTTTAAAAATCGCTGCTGGGACTGCTCTTGGAAATGCTGTTAGTAGTGGTGCTTCGGGAATATTTAGTTATGCTAAGAAATCTTTAGAAGACAATGCAAAATTAAGTAAAACACATTCAATTACTTCAAAAGTATTTACAGAAGGTGAGAAGAAATCACTAAGTGGTATGCTTAAAGGAATTTCCGGATTTGAAAGGGATTTAGAGAGAGAAGATTTCCTAAACTTGGCTGGGATAATTAGAAAAGAACTTGTATTTTTAGGTCAAAACAATGAAAGTAATCTTAAAAAGGCAGTAGAATTTGCTGCAAAGCTTAAATCTACTGGGGTTGTTGATGATACTAACTCGGCTACCAAAGCAGTAGTAGAATTCTTGCAAGGTAAAAGCGGTCCTCTTTATGACATTATGAGCTCATTTAAAGAGTTTACTGGTAAATATAATGAACGAGCCGCAATGGAATATGACATACTAGCACCAGGCCAGGCCCTTGATTACAGAAGTCATAAACTAAAGGAAGTAATTAACGATTGGAACTCACTTAAATTTCCTACTTACTCAAGCTCGAGCGAAGAGGCTAAAAGTAGCTTAGAAAAGCTTAATGACACAGGTTCAAAACTTACTGCCAAGGTATTAGAACCGTTAGTTACTTCTTTAAACAAAATACTCGATTGGGCTTTAACGTTTAATTTTCAAACACATGTTACCGACCCTTTAATAAAGGGCATTAAAAGTATTTTTTCTCTAGACGCATTAATTGCAAGACTTAAAGCAATACTTCCTAAATTTTTAGGCGGAGATGGTGGTAAGAGTCTTGATAAACTTAAAACAGAAGAAGATTCAAGTATAAGGACACCTTAA
- a CDS encoding DUF792 family protein, translated as MISQFTTDFTYKYKDTAPLKATLDPLNLTPSQITNILKETFNEISTVFMAYNFLSLCPRMDFKGLGYVPQGFFILPKSELISTTYTTTCSKRPVIDYYTRKAEYVSYNPTFTGEVITLNNAVLTSAYKELLNFSTSTAFGKLIFPHTSNLAKQQLVNRVQESVPFSLYSPTLGFRSIVAITSLTLKDTVYLDEVEISLTLEVLKTFNVYKG; from the coding sequence ATGATATCACAATTTACAACTGATTTTACTTATAAATACAAAGACACAGCACCCCTAAAGGCAACCCTAGACCCTTTAAATCTTACACCATCACAAATAACAAATATTCTTAAAGAAACATTTAATGAAATCTCTACCGTGTTTATGGCATATAATTTCTTAAGTTTATGTCCAAGGATGGACTTTAAAGGACTTGGATATGTCCCTCAAGGGTTCTTCATTTTACCTAAAAGTGAACTAATTAGCACAACTTACACCACAACATGTTCAAAACGTCCTGTAATTGACTATTATACACGTAAAGCTGAATATGTAAGCTACAATCCAACTTTTACTGGCGAAGTTATCACACTAAATAATGCTGTATTAACTAGTGCTTATAAGGAACTGCTTAATTTTTCAACCAGTACGGCTTTTGGAAAGTTAATTTTTCCTCATACTAGTAATTTAGCAAAACAACAACTGGTTAACAGAGTGCAAGAGAGTGTACCATTTAGCCTCTACAGCCCAACTCTAGGGTTTAGAAGCATAGTTGCAATTACATCTCTTACCCTTAAAGACACAGTATACCTTGATGAGGTTGAAATTAGTCTCACATTAGAAGTTCTTAAAACATTTAATGTATATAAAGGATAA
- the bdr gene encoding Bdr family repetitive protein, translating to MGLAQPVITQQMVIAELTKAGIKRDIAIDLSYRYYKNELTYKDIEFLKENFDIKLEKVEALLQSEIQRVETTLKSDIRDLDNKIDNVENNLNTKIDTKFNELDNKIDNVRSELKSDIRDLDNKIDNVENNLNTKIDTKFNELNNKIDNVRSELKSDIKDLDNKFDTKFNELDKKIDTVESNFNLKLEKVEALLQSEIKSVKTELDNKIDTKFNVLDNKLKLHGWMFGTLITLNIGIFLALMSLLVK from the coding sequence ATGGGACTTGCGCAGCCTGTTATTACTCAGCAAATGGTTATAGCTGAACTTACCAAGGCCGGTATTAAAAGAGATATTGCTATTGACCTGTCTTATAGGTATTATAAAAATGAACTGACTTATAAAGACATTGAATTCTTAAAAGAAAACTTCGATATAAAACTTGAAAAGGTTGAAGCTCTCTTACAATCTGAGATTCAAAGGGTTGAGACAACCTTAAAATCTGATATTAGAGATCTTGACAATAAAATTGATAACGTTGAGAATAATCTTAACACCAAGATTGATACTAAATTCAATGAACTTGACAATAAGATTGACAATGTTAGAAGTGAATTAAAATCTGATATTAGAGATCTTGACAATAAAATTGATAACGTTGAGAATAATCTTAACACCAAGATTGATACTAAATTCAATGAACTTAACAATAAGATTGACAATGTTAGAAGTGAATTAAAATCTGATATTAAGGATCTTGATAATAAATTTGATACCAAATTTAATGAACTCGATAAAAAAATAGATACCGTTGAGAGTAACTTTAACCTTAAGCTTGAAAAAGTTGAAGCTCTCTTACAATCTGAGATTAAATCTGTCAAAACCGAACTTGATAATAAGATTGATACCAAATTCAATGTACTCGATAATAAACTAAAACTTCATGGTTGGATGTTTGGTACTCTTATTACCCTTAATATAGGAATATTCTTAGCATTAATGTCATTATTAGTAAAGTAA
- a CDS encoding DUF1506 family protein, giving the protein MISNVRNGFSRLASRVISYFQNEENFKLHKGNYSKCEELASHEITYDKGKFSKFTGVLFSIKADTLASLPNINIYDVKSLHKLYTTSSLEFELKDRISAQSTFYEILSIDSSIGYLTMILKEVEWK; this is encoded by the coding sequence GTGATTAGTAACGTTAGAAATGGGTTTTCAAGACTAGCATCAAGAGTAATCTCTTATTTTCAAAATGAAGAGAATTTCAAACTTCACAAAGGTAATTACTCTAAGTGCGAGGAGTTAGCTTCTCATGAGATAACTTATGATAAGGGTAAGTTTAGCAAGTTTACAGGAGTACTCTTTAGTATCAAAGCTGACACGCTTGCAAGCTTGCCTAATATTAATATTTATGATGTTAAGTCACTTCATAAACTCTATACTACCTCTAGTCTAGAGTTTGAACTTAAAGATAGAATTTCAGCTCAAAGTACATTTTATGAAATTTTAAGTATCGACTCTAGTATTGGCTATCTTACTATGATTTTGAAGGAAGTAGAATGGAAGTAG
- a CDS encoding DUF228 domain-containing protein codes for MSQTITQIREEYLKKVEEIQDLMKNPNRDAGLFHVDIGFKDKGIHFANQGGTISSSVDRLENHPIKGYPYKRGVKLSFEDGYEPCVEAGGGSDLYGICIDIDEFTGTATVIPITNNFTGYLVVKKSSQSSITPGVKVKFDTNGEIENDSGSGSRVINGIALSKAFKINENLYIALVSIFGNRGIN; via the coding sequence ATGTCACAGACTATAACACAGATTAGAGAAGAATACTTAAAGAAAGTAGAAGAAATACAAGACCTAATGAAGAACCCAAATAGAGATGCTGGTCTATTTCATGTAGATATAGGTTTTAAAGATAAAGGAATACACTTTGCAAATCAAGGTGGGACTATATCCAGCAGTGTTGATAGGTTAGAAAATCATCCAATTAAGGGATATCCATACAAGAGAGGAGTAAAGTTATCTTTTGAGGATGGTTATGAACCTTGTGTTGAGGCTGGGGGTGGTTCTGACCTTTATGGAATATGCATTGATATTGATGAGTTTACTGGGACCGCAACAGTAATTCCTATTACAAATAATTTTACTGGATATTTAGTAGTAAAGAAGAGTAGTCAATCTTCAATTACACCAGGTGTCAAAGTTAAATTTGATACTAATGGAGAGATTGAAAATGACAGCGGTTCAGGTTCTCGTGTTATTAATGGTATTGCCTTATCAAAGGCATTTAAAATTAATGAAAACCTGTACATAGCACTTGTAAGTATATTTGGGAATCGAGGGATTAATTAA
- a CDS encoding DUF228 domain-containing protein, which yields MSSVTELVNKYEEQAKKLKKLMKNPSNDGCVFSNTTDFRDKNLHFSNSGGTLTSKHDKLENYFFKGYPYKRGVKRVVDPHYEPHVEAGGEDDLYGICIDVDEFTSTATVIPITNRFQGYLVAKDNSIKEKDKLKFNSNGQVEKNTSSNNKINAVALSNSIEIDSTDNLYIVHVAVYGNKGKPS from the coding sequence GTGTCAAGTGTAACTGAGTTAGTAAATAAATATGAAGAACAAGCTAAAAAACTAAAAAAGCTAATGAAGAATCCTAGCAATGATGGTTGTGTCTTTAGTAACACTACTGATTTTAGAGATAAGAATTTACATTTTAGTAATTCTGGCGGGACTCTAACTAGTAAGCATGACAAGTTAGAGAATTACTTCTTTAAAGGCTATCCATACAAAAGAGGAGTAAAACGTGTTGTAGATCCACACTATGAACCACATGTTGAAGCTGGAGGTGAGGATGACCTTTATGGAATATGCATAGATGTTGATGAATTTACTAGTACCGCAACAGTAATTCCTATTACAAATAGATTTCAAGGGTATCTTGTAGCTAAAGATAATTCTATTAAGGAAAAAGATAAGCTTAAATTTAACTCAAATGGACAGGTTGAAAAGAATACTTCAAGTAATAACAAAATTAATGCAGTAGCATTGTCAAATTCAATCGAAATTGATAGTACGGATAACCTTTACATAGTACATGTGGCTGTTTATGGTAATAAAGGTAAGCCAAGTTAA
- a CDS encoding DUF1473 family protein, with amino-acid sequence MITRYKMNILTKSKTHTFEVRVLPVYKWDSILGFSQSEGIHKLNEIKYLNEITNLMIKPGFLDEFYLILNENREYITYYKEYLQAILYSIQFDTFKSDPDFKRPNLVYLSHYLNNTSGFIQFDYIDDSWNYEEIIQNIKI; translated from the coding sequence GTGATTACACGTTACAAAATGAATATTTTAACTAAAAGTAAGACGCATACATTTGAAGTTAGAGTACTTCCTGTTTACAAGTGGGACTCTATATTAGGATTTTCACAAAGTGAAGGCATACATAAACTAAATGAAATTAAATACTTAAACGAAATTACTAATTTAATGATTAAACCTGGCTTTTTAGATGAATTTTATCTTATCTTAAATGAAAATAGAGAGTACATTACTTACTATAAAGAATATCTTCAAGCCATACTTTACTCAATTCAGTTTGATACATTCAAATCAGATCCTGACTTTAAGAGACCAAATTTAGTTTACTTAAGTCATTATCTAAATAATACTAGTGGCTTTATACAATTTGATTACATTGATGATAGTTGGAATTATGAAGAGATAATACAAAATATCAAAATATAG
- a CDS encoding anti-CBASS protein Acb1 family protein, producing the protein MVLNSNINAKDLYKYSIFFRNYISNVAEDTLKNGITLNSINTVININDALEALKIELKTALLQCLISYRFNGVGYILVKTADALEDLHLSVNRELPTGFMYLDYNSVRDEGPDFTYITYNFKVNTDEKVSYREVKIHKSRVIIHSNYDYILKAYSPCYTQSFLLNIYLFEEIYKEIERRIGQHNFLFYKDESLATLQDALSDATNSLELLTKGVNYKPSIFSNLFKRNVDEEKSHISALKSVNRDLERELSKLISNINNNGIFYSGTPDASLEVIKYDLTYLKEALALVKAKIGADTKEPLTRSFNEQTKGLGNDGKGDRSNYYDFLKSVQEELEISCNSKLVKHYHLDMRFNSLYVLTEEEKYESDMRLIELALKYKELELSKTLSTRELNVLKHKLFFYEG; encoded by the coding sequence ATGGTTTTAAATAGCAATATAAACGCAAAAGACTTATATAAATATTCAATATTTTTTAGAAACTACATTTCAAATGTAGCAGAAGATACTCTTAAGAATGGAATCACCTTAAATAGTATTAATACTGTTATTAATATTAATGATGCTTTAGAAGCCTTAAAAATAGAGTTAAAGACAGCATTATTGCAGTGCCTAATTAGTTACCGTTTTAATGGTGTTGGATACATTTTAGTTAAAACTGCTGACGCTTTAGAAGATTTACACTTAAGCGTGAACCGAGAACTTCCTACTGGATTTATGTATCTTGACTATAACAGCGTTCGCGATGAGGGGCCTGACTTTACTTATATAACATACAATTTCAAAGTAAATACAGATGAGAAGGTATCTTATAGAGAAGTAAAGATTCATAAGAGTAGGGTAATCATACACTCTAATTATGATTATATACTTAAAGCCTACAGTCCATGTTATACGCAAAGTTTTTTGCTTAATATATATCTTTTTGAAGAAATATATAAAGAAATAGAGCGGCGAATAGGGCAACATAACTTTTTATTCTACAAAGATGAATCATTAGCAACATTACAAGATGCCTTAAGTGATGCTACAAACTCATTAGAGCTTTTAACTAAAGGTGTTAATTATAAGCCAAGCATATTTTCTAACCTGTTTAAAAGAAATGTAGATGAAGAGAAGAGTCATATAAGCGCACTTAAGAGTGTAAATAGAGATTTAGAGCGAGAGCTCTCTAAACTTATATCTAACATAAATAATAATGGTATTTTTTACAGTGGAACACCAGATGCGTCACTTGAAGTTATTAAGTATGACTTAACCTATTTAAAGGAAGCATTAGCCTTAGTAAAGGCAAAGATTGGTGCTGACACAAAAGAGCCATTAACTAGAAGTTTTAATGAACAAACCAAGGGGCTTGGGAATGATGGTAAAGGTGATAGGTCTAATTATTATGACTTTTTAAAAAGTGTTCAAGAAGAGTTAGAGATTAGTTGTAATAGTAAACTTGTTAAACATTATCATTTAGACATGAGATTTAATTCACTTTATGTACTAACTGAAGAAGAAAAGTATGAGAGTGATATGCGACTTATAGAATTAGCCCTTAAATATAAGGAATTGGAGTTAAGTAAAACATTAAGCACAAGAGAACTTAATGTTTTAAAGCATAAATTATTTTTTTATGAAGGTTAA
- a CDS encoding DUF1357 family protein, which translates to MNQNIQENIDSTQNDGLAKSVEDNLEGSNGITLSLKEYKEYEEYKAYKAAKESEDKNLSINEMISKELADSQVRLEEENRLLSEATRINEIDTLARKHLSSHFNKETLLARGYSLKDIIQAQRRELVRKYVPVDDIQAIANVREVQHLDGKVLEQLVNLAKSNIRKRTRSTTSSSPKGEIKLDLINEDISILNSNFSPQNFDEFSISIANGYKDMRHEFYKLKSQKAA; encoded by the coding sequence ATGAATCAAAACATACAAGAAAATATAGATAGCACACAAAATGATGGCTTAGCTAAGAGTGTAGAGGATAACTTGGAGGGTAGCAATGGTATTACTTTAAGTTTAAAAGAATATAAGGAATATGAAGAATATAAAGCGTACAAAGCAGCAAAAGAATCTGAAGATAAGAATTTAAGTATTAATGAGATGATATCAAAAGAGCTTGCTGATTCACAAGTGCGCTTGGAAGAAGAAAATAGATTACTCAGTGAAGCTACTCGTATTAATGAGATTGATACTTTAGCACGTAAACATTTAAGTTCACATTTCAATAAAGAGACACTTCTTGCTAGGGGATACTCACTGAAAGATATAATACAAGCACAACGTAGGGAACTTGTTAGGAAATATGTACCGGTTGATGATATTCAAGCTATTGCTAATGTAAGGGAAGTACAACATTTAGATGGAAAAGTACTTGAACAACTTGTAAACCTTGCTAAATCAAATATAAGAAAAAGAACTCGCTCTACTACTAGTTCCAGTCCAAAAGGGGAGATTAAACTTGACTTAATAAATGAGGATATATCCATATTAAATTCTAACTTTAGTCCCCAAAACTTTGATGAATTTAGTATTTCTATTGCAAATGGTTATAAAGACATGAGACATGAGTTTTATAAGCTTAAAAGTCAAAAAGCTGCTTAA
- a CDS encoding DUF228 domain-containing protein → MVSREDHQDPNLIPNVKHESVDSDIYSQMDDTEVIQVLKQQLEQEQEASMQDDSTKVRRRGKRHAAVLETDQGKTLKEYLLKLRKYSKSFDDESPVFKAKTGFRDKNLTFDAICQSVSSSTDKLEEYPSLGFPYKRAVKLKIETSKSDEVQVEVSDGKNMYGICIDIDENTNVATVIPITDNFEGYVVSGSSSGIAIGDRLDFNSNGEVIKASSTSSVSINAIALSNIFTLHLTDENDKRGQEDYKLYLVKISLYGNKAIS, encoded by the coding sequence ATGGTGAGTAGAGAAGATCATCAAGATCCAAACTTAATACCAAATGTTAAGCATGAATCGGTTGATTCTGATATTTATTCTCAAATGGATGATACTGAAGTTATCCAGGTTTTAAAACAACAACTAGAACAAGAACAAGAAGCATCCATGCAAGATGATTCTACAAAAGTTAGGCGAAGAGGTAAGAGACATGCAGCAGTACTAGAGACAGACCAAGGTAAGACACTTAAAGAATATTTGTTAAAATTGCGAAAATACTCTAAAAGTTTTGATGATGAGTCACCTGTTTTTAAAGCCAAGACTGGATTTAGAGATAAAAATTTAACATTTGATGCTATATGTCAATCTGTATCAAGTAGCACAGATAAATTAGAAGAATACCCATCTTTAGGATTTCCATACAAACGTGCTGTTAAATTAAAAATTGAAACAAGTAAATCTGATGAAGTGCAAGTAGAAGTTTCTGATGGCAAGAATATGTATGGAATATGCATTGATATAGATGAGAATACTAATGTGGCAACGGTAATACCAATAACTGATAATTTTGAGGGTTACGTTGTATCTGGAAGCTCAAGTGGGATTGCAATAGGTGATAGATTAGATTTCAATTCAAATGGAGAAGTGATTAAAGCGTCCAGTACCTCATCAGTTTCAATTAACGCAATTGCACTAAGTAACATATTTACATTACACCTTACTGATGAGAATGATAAGCGAGGGCAAGAAGATTATAAATTGTATTTAGTAAAGATATCTCTTTATGGTAATAAGGCAATTTCTTAA
- a CDS encoding DUF764 family protein — MILSTKDIHKSLISYFKNFKERTSKLALNLDLINTYNHPYMSKYTLECANIIAIKFENMDDLTLGSRAGAFYKNVNEFVLNFQIFILSQVISSKERDAYYTMFQIYSLLSDFIYENTHKVTLQSEDERYLTELNFYIYPTTNMQNSGLVKIDSNYSNAAYCCNQAFKASVQVIEQLIKEEK; from the coding sequence GTGATATTAAGTACAAAAGACATACATAAAAGCTTAATCTCATATTTTAAAAATTTTAAAGAACGTACTTCTAAACTAGCTCTAAATTTAGATTTAATCAATACATACAATCATCCATACATGTCTAAATACACTCTTGAGTGTGCAAACATTATTGCAATTAAATTTGAAAATATGGATGACTTAACATTAGGCTCAAGAGCTGGTGCATTTTATAAGAATGTAAATGAGTTTGTCCTGAATTTTCAAATATTCATCTTAAGTCAGGTTATAAGCTCTAAAGAAAGAGATGCTTATTACACAATGTTTCAAATCTATAGTCTACTTAGTGATTTTATTTATGAGAATACTCATAAGGTAACGCTGCAAAGTGAAGATGAGCGGTACTTAACTGAACTTAATTTTTATATTTATCCTACAACAAATATGCAAAATAGTGGACTTGTTAAAATTGATTCTAATTATAGCAATGCTGCATATTGTTGCAATCAAGCTTTTAAAGCCAGTGTGCAAGTAATCGAACAACTAATTAAGGAGGAGAAGTAA
- a CDS encoding DUF1322 family protein: MKSSSNEYIQVLHETKLEYFKLLEEIKQNKYFFPIIMGVCTLNDVKTLNYKDLMEVNKISELKLEKQIFEMFLSKGVL, encoded by the coding sequence ATGAAAAGCAGTAGTAATGAGTATATACAAGTATTACATGAAACTAAGCTTGAATATTTTAAGCTACTTGAAGAGATAAAACAAAACAAATATTTCTTTCCAATTATCATGGGTGTTTGCACTTTAAATGACGTCAAAACACTAAATTATAAAGATTTAATGGAAGTTAATAAAATATCTGAACTTAAACTTGAAAAGCAAATATTTGAAATGTTCCTTAGTAAAGGTGTATTATGA
- a CDS encoding DUF787 family protein, which produces MPQDTISVNLVHSKLDINYVNYYTPLLVYKCSKIKVNTTTPKIKILNLNINTFERQIDALEKEGSNSDDEFGKEKEYLKEAIQAFFSAGDSGLKSAKLLIYKEGTEAKAIKSELKDNRYTFIVLINTYVNNSGGGDGLALYKDDYTHFKDDKHFFVFATKESEVKELFKNGANSKSKIIVIHSQGDAHLHLRFISKYLHEASIFQAANPYGLKFSSLEPITDNDTISKLRNANINFYALLNETGLDGVKAFKEGVTLEGAPIDEIFTYHYIKYELTSQLIRVWNFNNRQNSKLSELQLSGKRDNAYSAAVECMLKRFIDRGVIVAYSNLKIQISPTRELKLFLSVEITYNYSMNAVLLNITAQDIQNYLNSLKET; this is translated from the coding sequence ATGCCACAAGATACAATTAGTGTGAATTTGGTACATTCTAAATTAGATATAAACTATGTAAATTACTACACACCTTTACTTGTGTACAAATGTTCCAAAATTAAAGTTAACACCACAACACCTAAGATTAAGATATTAAACTTAAATATAAATACCTTTGAGAGACAAATTGACGCACTTGAGAAGGAAGGTAGTAATAGTGATGATGAATTTGGTAAAGAGAAGGAATACTTAAAGGAAGCAATCCAAGCATTCTTCTCAGCAGGTGATTCTGGACTTAAATCAGCTAAACTACTCATATATAAAGAAGGCACTGAAGCAAAAGCAATAAAATCAGAGCTTAAAGACAATAGATATACATTTATTGTACTTATAAACACTTACGTAAATAACAGTGGTGGTGGTGATGGGCTTGCACTTTACAAAGATGATTATACACATTTTAAAGACGATAAGCACTTTTTTGTATTTGCAACAAAAGAATCTGAAGTAAAAGAGTTGTTTAAAAATGGTGCGAATTCTAAATCTAAAATTATTGTTATCCACTCACAAGGTGATGCACATCTTCACTTAAGATTTATATCTAAATACTTACATGAAGCTAGCATATTTCAAGCTGCTAATCCTTATGGACTCAAATTTAGCAGCTTGGAGCCTATTACTGATAATGATACAATTTCTAAACTTAGGAACGCGAATATTAATTTTTATGCACTGCTTAATGAGACTGGTCTTGATGGTGTTAAAGCTTTTAAAGAAGGAGTCACACTTGAAGGTGCTCCAATTGATGAAATTTTCACTTATCATTATATCAAATATGAACTTACATCACAGCTTATTAGAGTATGGAATTTTAATAACAGACAAAATAGTAAATTATCAGAATTGCAACTCTCAGGTAAACGAGACAATGCTTACAGTGCGGCTGTTGAGTGTATGCTTAAACGTTTCATTGATAGGGGTGTAATTGTTGCGTACTCTAATCTTAAAATCCAAATATCACCAACACGAGAGCTAAAGCTTTTCTTATCAGTAGAGATTACTTATAACTACTCTATGAACGCCGTTCTTCTAAACATTACAGCACAAGATATACAAAATTACTTAAATAGCTTAAAGGAGACTTAA